Proteins from a genomic interval of Stigmatopora nigra isolate UIUO_SnigA chromosome 19, RoL_Snig_1.1, whole genome shotgun sequence:
- the dpp3 gene encoding dipeptidyl peptidase 3, with translation MVDSQYFLPNDIGVAALDCVEAFGLLSPQEKLYAHYLSHASWYGGLAVLLQTSPESPLIFVLLQRIFRKQSPSQLEVVATAAGLSSEEYQAFLVYAAGLYANMGNYKSFGDSKFIPNLPKEKLDALVRASQAFKDDPTEMAALWDSCSCPIYSLMDKQKQLGLGDKGITTYFSGNCGMEDAELAQKFLDSKKLSAYNTRLFKRENGDKTCYEVRLASAVKKDCAVEGECDFCCGCFDFEGKEFSVKRGDYAPIMERVCHYLQKAEAHAANDNQKKMLEEYRRSFSLGSVEAHKEGSRFWIKDKGPIVESYIGFIESYRDPFGSRGEFEGFVAVVNKAMSERFAKLVSSAEVLLPELPWPREFEKDAFLKPDFTSLDVLTFAGSGIPAGINIPNYDDIRQSEGFKNVSLGNVLAVAYSTNKEKLTFLGEEDKDLFVKWKSPSFEVQVGLHELLGHGSGKLFVRDVEGKFNFEKNAVVNPETGELISSWYQDSETWDSKFSSIASSYEECRAECVGLYLSLIKDVLSIFGHEGQDAEDVVYVNWLSMARGGLLGLEFYTPESKSWRQAHMQARFVILRVLLEAGEGLVTLKEVAAADGKPDALVALDRAKIRTVGKDAIRRFLCKLQVFKSTGDVDKGRALYEHYSTVGESGTHNFLRLRETVLLRKEDRKMFVQANTRINEESVELIEYEGNASGLIKSFVERFHDSDKLEADLLELRRLDSSCWC, from the exons ATGGTGGACtctcagtacttcctccctaaTGACATCGGCGTCGCCGCTCTGGACTGCGTCGAAGCTTTTGGCTTGCTCTCCCCTCAGGAGAAGTTGTACGCCCACTATTTGTCGCATGCATCCTG GTATGGAGGCCTGGCTGTGCTACTGCAAACCTCCCCGGAGTCACCACTCATCTTCGTCCTGCTGCAGAGAATCTTCCGAAAGCAATCGCCCTCGCAGCTGGAAGTTGTAGCGACAGCTGCTGGTCTCAGCTCCGAAGAGTACCAG GCCTTTTTGGTGTATGCAGCAGGTCTCTATGCCAATATGGGCAACTACAAGTCTTTTGGAGATTCCAAGTTTATTCCAAATTTGCCCAAG GAGAAGCTAGATGCACTGGTGAGGGCCAGCCAGGCATTTAAGGATGACCCAACTGAGATGGCTGCTCTGTGGGACTCTTGCTCATGTCCTATTTACTCTCTGATGGACAAACAGAAACAACTGGGGCTTGGTGACAAG GGAATTACTACCTATTTCTCAGGAAactgcggtatggaagatgctGAGTTGGCACAAAAGTTTCTTGACTCCAAA AAACTGTCTGCATACAACACCCGcctatttaaaagggaaaatggtGACAAAACCTGTTACGAAGTGCGCCTGGCCTCTGCCGTCAAGAAAG ACTGCGCCGTGGAGGGCGAGTGCGATTTTTGCTGCGGGTGCTTCGACTTTGAGGGAAAAGAGTTCTCTGTGAAAAGGGGCGACTACGCACCAATCATGGAGAGGGTCTGCCATTATCTTCAGAAGGCTGAG gccCACGCCGCCAATGATAACCAGAAGAAAATGCTTGAGGAGTACAGACGAAGCTTTAGCCTGGGCTCAGTGGAAGCCCACAAGGAGGGCTCTCGCTTTTGGATAAAAGACAAGGGGCCCATCGTTGAGAG CTACATAGGCTTCATTGAAAGCTACAGAGATCCCTTTGGTTCCAGAGGAGAGTTTGAAG GTTTTGTGGCGGTGGTGAACAAAGCCATGAGCGAGCGCTTTGCCAAGTTGGTGAGCTCGGCCGAAGTGCTGCTCCCCGAGCTTCCCTGGCCCAGGGAGTTTGAGAAAGATGCTTTCCTCAAACCGGACTTCACGTCCCTTGATGTACTCACCTTCGCCGGCAGTGGAATTCCAGCTGGAATTAACATTCCTAATT ATGATGACATCAGACAGTCAGAGGGCTTCAAAAATGTCTCCTTAGGAAACGTGCTGGCTGTGGCTTACTCCACCAACAAAGAAAAGCTAACATTCTTGGGCGAAGAGGACAAG gatTTGTTCGTCAAGTGGAAGAGCCCATCTTTCGAGGTCCAAGTCGGACTCCATGAACTGTTGGGCCACGGAAGTGGAAAGTTGTTTGTCCGG GACGTCGAGGGCAAGTTCAATTTTGAAAAGAATGCTGTGGTCAACCCGGAAACGGGCGAGCTG attTCCAGCTGGTACCAGGACAGCGAAACTTGGGACAGCAAATTTTCCTCCATTGCCTCCTCCTACGAAGAATGCCGGGCCGAGTGCGTTGGGCTCTACCTGTCTCTCATCAAGGATGTACTCAG CATTTTCGGCCACGAGGGCCAAGACGCGGAAGACGTGGTCTACGTCAACTGGCTGAGCATGGCTCGAGGCGGACTCCTCGGTTTGGAGTTTTACACCCCCGAGAGCAAGAGCTGGAGACAG GCTCACATGCAGGCCCGTTTCGTCATCCTGCGCGTGCTGCTGGAGGCCGGCGAGGGCCTGGTGACCCTGAAGGAGGTCGCCGCGGCCGACGGAAAACCAGACGCTCTGGTGGCGCTAGACCGCGCCAAGATCCGCACTGTTGGAAAGGACGCCATCCGCAGGTTCCTCTGTAAATTGCAG GTCTTCAAATCGACAGGCGACGTGGACAAAGGGCGTGCCCTTTACGAGCACTATTCGACCGTGGGTGAGAGCGGCACGCATAATTTCCTGCGCCTTCGCGAGACGGTGCTACTGCGAAAGGAAGATCGCAAGATGTTTGTGCAAGCCAACACCAGAATCAACG aggaGAGTGTGGAGCTGATCGAATATGAAGGAAACGCGTCGGGTTTGATTAAGTCGTTCGTAGAGCGTTTCCATGATAGTGACAAACTGGAGGCGGACCTTTTGGAGTTGAGAAGATTGGATTCTTCGTGCTGGTGTTGA
- the elmod1 gene encoding ELMO domain-containing protein 1 isoform X2 produces MKNFLRVLTQFFVFLYCKCLWRGLKFMVRKFTGRCELQRICYNNKHGARRTLKIESSMRYSKKELLQSALSVHPDKVEKTIEDIMVLKKINPDTNPQLGISLQASLLQIVGYRSLLAEVEKLRREPYDCENAQHEDMLMKLWKELRPDTPLTGRISKQWCEIGFQGSDPKTDFRGMGLLGLHVLLYFAEHDKAAALQMLHDSLLPKHNEANMSDREQKNIDKAIGFSFAIVGINITDLAYSLLTSGALKTHLYNVAPEMPTLQHLQQTFCYLMHEFHRFWIEEDPSDIMEFNRVRAKFHRRILRQLRDPDATLCPRFSASDLHLVNL; encoded by the exons ATGAAGAACTTCCTGAG GGTTTTGACCCAGTTCTTCGTGTTCCTCTACTGCAAATGTTTATGGAGAGGCCTGAAGTTCATGGTGCGCAAGTTCACGGGACGCTGCGAGCTACAGCGGATTTgctacaacaacaaacatggcgcCCGCAGGACCCTCAAGATCG AATCCTCTATGAGGTACTCCAAAAAAGAG cttttgCAATCCGCCCTCAGTGTTCATCCCGATAAAGTGGAGAAAACAATTGAGGACATTATGGTCCTGAAGAAGATCAACCCTGACACTAACCCTCA GCTTGGCATTTCCCTGCAAGCCAGCCTGCTGCAGATCGTAGGCTACCGGAGCTTATTGGCCGAAGTGGAGAAGCTCCGACGCGAGCCTTATGACTGCGAGAATGCCCAACATGAGGATATGCTGATGAAG TTATGGAAGGAGCTACGTCCCGACACCCCTCTGACCGGAAGAATTTCCAAGCAGTGGTGCGAAATTGGATTCCAAGGCAGCGATCCCAAGACGGACTTCCGAGGCATGGGCTTGTTGGGCCTCCATGTTCTGCT GTACTTTGCAGAACACGACAAGGCGGCAGCACTTCAGATGCTCCACGATTCCTTGCTGCCCAAACACAA TGAGGCAAACATGTCTGATAGGGAGCAGAAGAACATTGACAAGGCTATTGG CTTCTCTTTCGCCATTGTCGGCATCAACATAACGGACCTGGCCTACTCGTTGCTGACCAGCGGCGCCCTGAAAACCCACCTGTACAACGTGGCCCCCGAAATGCCCACCTTGCAGCACCTCCAGCAGACTTTCT GCTACCTGATGCACGAGTTCCATCGCTTTTGGATCGAGGAGGACCCCAGCGACATCATGGAATTCAACCGCGTGCGCGCCAAGTTCCACCGGCGGATCCTGCGGCAGCTGCGTGACCCCGACGCCACCCTGTGCCCACGTTTCTCCGCCTCCGACCTTCACCTGGTCAACCTCTAA
- the elmod1 gene encoding ELMO domain-containing protein 1 isoform X1, whose protein sequence is MKNFLRVLTQFFVFLYCKCLWRGLKFMVRKFTGRCELQRICYNNKHGARRTLKIESSMRYSKKELLQSALSVHPDKVEKTIEDIMVLKKINPDTNPQLGISLQASLLQIVGYRSLLAEVEKLRREPYDCENAQHEDMLMKLWKELRPDTPLTGRISKQWCEIGFQGSDPKTDFRGMGLLGLHVLLYFAEHDKAAALQMLHDSLLPKHKSAHGSHSEANMSDREQKNIDKAIGFSFAIVGINITDLAYSLLTSGALKTHLYNVAPEMPTLQHLQQTFCYLMHEFHRFWIEEDPSDIMEFNRVRAKFHRRILRQLRDPDATLCPRFSASDLHLVNL, encoded by the exons ATGAAGAACTTCCTGAG GGTTTTGACCCAGTTCTTCGTGTTCCTCTACTGCAAATGTTTATGGAGAGGCCTGAAGTTCATGGTGCGCAAGTTCACGGGACGCTGCGAGCTACAGCGGATTTgctacaacaacaaacatggcgcCCGCAGGACCCTCAAGATCG AATCCTCTATGAGGTACTCCAAAAAAGAG cttttgCAATCCGCCCTCAGTGTTCATCCCGATAAAGTGGAGAAAACAATTGAGGACATTATGGTCCTGAAGAAGATCAACCCTGACACTAACCCTCA GCTTGGCATTTCCCTGCAAGCCAGCCTGCTGCAGATCGTAGGCTACCGGAGCTTATTGGCCGAAGTGGAGAAGCTCCGACGCGAGCCTTATGACTGCGAGAATGCCCAACATGAGGATATGCTGATGAAG TTATGGAAGGAGCTACGTCCCGACACCCCTCTGACCGGAAGAATTTCCAAGCAGTGGTGCGAAATTGGATTCCAAGGCAGCGATCCCAAGACGGACTTCCGAGGCATGGGCTTGTTGGGCCTCCATGTTCTGCT GTACTTTGCAGAACACGACAAGGCGGCAGCACTTCAGATGCTCCACGATTCCTTGCTGCCCAAACACAA GAGTGCACACGGGAGTCACAG TGAGGCAAACATGTCTGATAGGGAGCAGAAGAACATTGACAAGGCTATTGG CTTCTCTTTCGCCATTGTCGGCATCAACATAACGGACCTGGCCTACTCGTTGCTGACCAGCGGCGCCCTGAAAACCCACCTGTACAACGTGGCCCCCGAAATGCCCACCTTGCAGCACCTCCAGCAGACTTTCT GCTACCTGATGCACGAGTTCCATCGCTTTTGGATCGAGGAGGACCCCAGCGACATCATGGAATTCAACCGCGTGCGCGCCAAGTTCCACCGGCGGATCCTGCGGCAGCTGCGTGACCCCGACGCCACCCTGTGCCCACGTTTCTCCGCCTCCGACCTTCACCTGGTCAACCTCTAA
- the slc35f2 gene encoding solute carrier family 35 member F2: MEAQDEERMCGKLRSACSLYNYKLRDVFTWDLLKTLVMGQVLSLMICGTAVTCQYLANAGAETPMLQSFLNYALLLLAYTTILCTYKEEQNILQVLKTKWWKYLLMGLADVEANYTVVMAYRYTNLTSIQLLDCFVVPVLMVMSWFLLKTRYRPLHYIAVSVCLLGVGAMVGADVLAGRDPDSASNVVLGDSLVLISAVLYAVSNMCQELTVKNRSRVEFLGMMGFFGTIISGIQLAALEIGAVKKIKWSFHIAMLFVLYMLCMFALYSFMPVVVRRTSATAVNLSLLTADLFSLFCGFLLFHYKFSPLYIIAFTLIMVGFITFNAVPTRTAQPEPVSGDTSDQDAQSASDRLLPADSTGQSHLTVGSAP; this comes from the exons ATGGAGGCCCAAGACGAGGAAAGAATGTGTGGGAAACTAAGATCGGCCTGCAGTCTTTACAATTACAAGCTGAGAGACGTCTTCACATG GGATTTACTGAAAACCTTAGTCATGGGCCAGGTCTTGTCCTTGATGATCTGCGGTACGGCGGTGACCTGCCAGTATCTTGCCAACGCTGGCGCAGAAACGCCCATGTTACAAAGTTTTCTCAACTATGCCCTGCTTCTGCTTGCCTATACCACCATCCTCTGCACCTACAAAG aGGAGCAAAACATCCTGCAAGTACTTAAAACCAAGTGGTGGAAATACTTGCTAATGGGTCTGGCTGATGTGGAAGCTAACTACACGGTGGTGATGGCCTACCGCTACACCAATTTGACCAGCATCCAG TTATTGGACTGCTTTGTGGTACCAGTTCTGATGGTCATGTCCTGGTTCCTGCTGAAAACCCGTTACAGGCCGTTGCACTACATCGCCGTGAGCGTGTGCCTGCTGGGCGTGGGCGCCATGGTGGGTGCCGACGTCTTGGCCGGAAGAGATCCTGACTCCG CCAGTAATGTGGTGCTGGGTGACAGTTTGGTGCTGATCAGTGCTGTTCTCTACGCTGTGTCCAACATGTGCCAGGAATTGACAGTAAAGAACAGGAGCCGGGTGGAGTTTTTGGGGATGATGGGCTTCTTTGGGACTATCATCAGTGGGATTCAGCT GGCCGCACTGGAAATTGGTGCAGTCAAGAAAATCAAATGGAGCTTTCACATCG CCATGCTGTTCGTCCTCTACATGCTGTGCATGTTTGCCCTTTACAGCTTCATGCCGGTGGTGGTGAGGCGGACCAGCGCCACTGCCGTTAACCTCTCATTGCTCACCGCTGACCTCTTTAGCCTCTTTTGTGGCTTTTTGCTCTTCCACTACAAG TTTTCCCCGCTGTACATCATAGCATTCACACTCATCATGGTGGGATTCATCACCTTCAACGCCGTGCCCACCCGCACTGCTCAACCCGAGCCCGTCTCTGGGGACACCTCGGACCAGGATGCCCAGAGTGCTTCGGACCGTTTGTTGCCCGCTGACTCCACCGGGCAGAGTCACCTGACGGTGGGCTCTGCGCCATGA